A section of the Humulus lupulus chromosome 2, drHumLupu1.1, whole genome shotgun sequence genome encodes:
- the LOC133818471 gene encoding tetraspanin-19 isoform X2 has protein sequence MGRMVRSCFQSILKLVNSVIGMLGIAMILYSLWLIRVWQRQMDEFPFVDFDNPVPWFIYTSLGLGIALCVITCSGHVAAETTNGCCLYLYMLFVFLLIMVEAAVTVDVFINRDWEGGLCLLLAMILKALGPDQYYDSDDEYTTDRVPLLPNSAHPPTYVVGDPVYGSNSASWGIRINDKTNR, from the exons ATGGGGAGAATGGTGAGGAGTTGCTTCCAATCGATTCTTAAATTGGTGAACTCTGTCATTGGGATGCTTGGTATAGCCATGATTTTGTACTCCTTATGGCTTATTAGGGTTTGGCAGAGGCAAATGGATGAGTTTCCCTTTGTAGATTTTGATAATCCTGTTCCATG GTTCATTTACACTTCCCTTGGCCTTGGGATTGCGCTGTGTGTGATAACATGCTCTGGTCATGTTGCTGCAGAAACTACAAATGGTTGTTGCCTTTATTTG TATATGTTGTTTGTGTTCTTGCTCATCATGGTGGAGGCTGCAGTCACTGTTGATGTGTTTATCAATCGTGACTGGGAGGGG GGACTGTGTTTGTTGCTGGCAATGATACTGAAAGCTCTAGGGCCAGATCAGTACTATGACAGTGATGATGAATATACTACGGACAGGGTTCCACTTCTGCCAAATTCTGCTCATCCACCTACATACGTTGTCGGTGATCCTGTCTATGGATCCAACTCTGCTTCCTGGGGTATCAGGATTAATGACAAG ACAAACAGGTAA
- the LOC133818471 gene encoding tetraspanin-19 isoform X1 has translation MGRMVRSCFQSILKLVNSVIGMLGIAMILYSLWLIRVWQRQMDEFPFVDFDNPVPWFIYTSLGLGIALCVITCSGHVAAETTNGCCLYLYMLFVFLLIMVEAAVTVDVFINRDWEGDFPEDPSGSFDQFKAFVRLNFNICKWIGLSIVTVQGLCLLLAMILKALGPDQYYDSDDEYTTDRVPLLPNSAHPPTYVVGDPVYGSNSASWGIRINDKTNR, from the exons ATGGGGAGAATGGTGAGGAGTTGCTTCCAATCGATTCTTAAATTGGTGAACTCTGTCATTGGGATGCTTGGTATAGCCATGATTTTGTACTCCTTATGGCTTATTAGGGTTTGGCAGAGGCAAATGGATGAGTTTCCCTTTGTAGATTTTGATAATCCTGTTCCATG GTTCATTTACACTTCCCTTGGCCTTGGGATTGCGCTGTGTGTGATAACATGCTCTGGTCATGTTGCTGCAGAAACTACAAATGGTTGTTGCCTTTATTTG TATATGTTGTTTGTGTTCTTGCTCATCATGGTGGAGGCTGCAGTCACTGTTGATGTGTTTATCAATCGTGACTGGGAGGGG GACTTTCCAGAAGATCCAAGCGGGAGTTTTGATCAGTTCAAAGCTTTTGTGAGATTAAACTTCAACATCTGTAAATGGATAGGGCTGTCAATTGTGACTGTACAG GGACTGTGTTTGTTGCTGGCAATGATACTGAAAGCTCTAGGGCCAGATCAGTACTATGACAGTGATGATGAATATACTACGGACAGGGTTCCACTTCTGCCAAATTCTGCTCATCCACCTACATACGTTGTCGGTGATCCTGTCTATGGATCCAACTCTGCTTCCTGGGGTATCAGGATTAATGACAAG ACAAACAGGTAA
- the LOC133818472 gene encoding uncharacterized protein LOC133818472, with amino-acid sequence MNSSMSTGVVELQRNSSNWSTIVESIKKLERKIFPEHESLAKSFEDELRKKNCELLYVDVDGDIAGYVMYSWPSSLSASITELAVKENFRRRGYGEALLKAAIEKSRARHVQRISLHVDPLRNPAMNLYKKLGFKVDNLIEGYYSSDRNAYRMYYLDFDPE; translated from the exons ATGAACTCATCCATGTCGACAGGGGTTGTTGAGCTTCAAAGGAACTCTTCCAACTGGTCTACTATAGTAGAAAGCATTAAAAAACTTGAGAGAAAGATCTTCCCCGAACATGAATCGCTTGCCAAATCCTTTGAAGATGAACTAAGAAAAAAGAACTGTGAATTGCTTTACGTGGATGTGGATGGAGATATTGCTGGCTATGTCATGTACTCGTGGCCTTCTTCTCTTTCCGCTTCTATCACAGAGCTCGCAG TTAAGGAGAATTTTCGAAGGCGAGGATATGGAGAGGCACTGCTAAAAGCAGCGATTGAGAAAAGCAGAGCTAGACATGTACAACGAATATCTCTTCATGTTGACCCCTTGAGAAATCCTGCCATGAATCTCTacaagaaattgggttttaaagTTGATAATCTCATTGAAGGTTACTATTCGTCTGATCGAAATGCCTATAGAATGTACTACTTGGATTTCGATCCCGAATAG